From the Nodularia sp. NIES-3585 genome, one window contains:
- the dndE gene encoding DNA sulfur modification protein DndE gives MESPIERIKLSQTAKDQLLKLRRTTKIDQWNILCRWAFCRSLAEATAPSPVPIPQDSNVEMTWRVFGGEMSDILLLALKQRCHNDGYPIDKDSLASQFRLHLHRGIGYLAGDPNIKKIEDLIQLALKD, from the coding sequence ATGGAATCCCCTATCGAAAGAATTAAACTCTCCCAAACAGCCAAAGACCAACTGCTTAAACTCAGACGCACTACAAAGATTGACCAATGGAACATTTTATGCCGTTGGGCTTTTTGTCGTTCCCTCGCCGAAGCAACCGCACCCTCCCCCGTACCAATTCCCCAAGATAGCAACGTGGAAATGACTTGGCGGGTATTTGGCGGCGAAATGTCTGATATCCTCCTCCTGGCTTTGAAACAACGCTGTCACAACGACGGCTACCCCATTGATAAAGACAGCCTTGCTAGCCAATTTCGCCTGCACTTGCATCGGGGAATTGGTTACTTAGCCGGTGATCCAAATATCAAGAAAATTGAAGATTTAATCCAACTAGCGCTGAAAGATTGA
- a CDS encoding DNA phosphorothioation-associated putative methyltransferase, which translates to MPESLEIERHRAAIARNDISRPVRLAIEWAILNQETSFFDYGCGYGGDVQRVGNLGYSSAGWDPYYFPNDTVTPADVVNLGYVLNVIEDQEERRQSLIHAWELTQQVLIVAAQVLINAPSKAQLAYSDGIVTRRNTFQKYYEQQELKTYIDEVLNVDAVPVALGVYFVFRDDAAKESFKAIRFFSSTATPRVRVPSKRFEDYEAQLQPLMDFFAKRGRLPVKGELANQTELLNEFGNFRRAFNVVLQATDEAEWDAIAYRRSLDIQVYLALSHFDQRPSWQKLAPEMRHDIKAFFGSYEEACQVADQKLFSLGNPKVVQTACEKSKIGKHTRGALYVHVSALPALDPLLRIYESCASRTIGRVDGATLIKYNIDKPQISYLFYPEFDSDPHPALKASITIDLKTLYITHRDYADRANPPILHRKENFVTPNYPRYEEFAQLTQKEQQLGLLKQKSEIGTRAGWEKCLAAHGVKIKGHQIEKIKEN; encoded by the coding sequence ATGCCTGAATCTTTAGAAATTGAGCGTCATCGAGCTGCGATCGCTCGTAATGATATATCTCGCCCTGTGCGTTTAGCAATAGAATGGGCAATCCTCAATCAGGAAACCTCATTCTTTGATTACGGCTGTGGCTACGGTGGTGATGTGCAGCGCGTAGGCAATTTAGGCTATAGCAGCGCTGGCTGGGACCCTTATTATTTTCCCAATGACACCGTTACTCCCGCCGATGTGGTGAATTTGGGCTATGTCCTGAATGTCATTGAAGACCAAGAGGAACGCCGTCAAAGTCTCATCCACGCCTGGGAACTGACTCAGCAGGTCTTAATTGTGGCGGCTCAAGTATTAATTAATGCCCCTAGTAAAGCACAACTAGCTTACAGCGATGGTATTGTCACGCGTCGTAATACTTTTCAGAAATATTATGAACAACAAGAACTGAAAACTTACATCGATGAAGTGCTAAATGTCGATGCAGTACCTGTAGCGTTAGGTGTATATTTCGTTTTCCGTGATGATGCTGCAAAAGAAAGTTTTAAAGCCATCCGCTTCTTTTCTAGCACTGCTACACCCAGAGTTCGTGTCCCCAGCAAGCGGTTTGAGGACTACGAAGCACAACTGCAACCACTGATGGACTTTTTTGCCAAACGGGGCAGATTACCCGTTAAAGGCGAATTAGCGAACCAAACAGAATTACTGAATGAATTTGGAAACTTCCGCCGGGCTTTTAATGTGGTTTTACAAGCTACCGATGAAGCTGAATGGGATGCGATCGCTTATCGTCGTTCTTTAGATATCCAAGTATATCTCGCCCTCAGCCACTTTGATCAACGTCCGTCATGGCAAAAACTAGCGCCAGAAATGCGCCACGACATCAAAGCCTTTTTCGGTAGCTATGAAGAAGCCTGTCAAGTAGCTGACCAAAAACTTTTCAGCTTAGGTAATCCCAAAGTTGTCCAAACTGCTTGTGAAAAAAGCAAAATTGGTAAACACACACGGGGCGCACTTTATGTTCATGTTTCGGCACTCCCAGCCCTTGATCCCTTATTACGAATTTATGAAAGCTGTGCCAGCCGCACTATTGGGCGTGTAGATGGTGCGACATTAATCAAATACAATATCGACAAACCGCAAATATCCTATTTGTTTTACCCAGAATTTGACAGTGATCCCCATCCCGCTTTAAAAGCCAGTATCACTATTGACCTAAAAACTTTATACATAACTCACCGTGATTATGCAGATAGGGCGAATCCGCCAATTCTGCACCGCAAAGAAAATTTTGTCACTCCTAACTATCCCCGCTATGAAGAATTTGCCCAACTCACTCAAAAAGAACAGCAATTAGGACTACTCAAGCAGAAAAGTGAAATTGGGACTCGTGCCGGTTGGGAAAAATGCCTGGCTGCACACGGGGTAAAAATTAAAGGTCATCAAATTGAGAAAATTAAGGAAAATTAA
- the dndB gene encoding DNA sulfur modification protein DndB yields MDIPFEYVFPAIRGIQAGREYYISMCPLRLIPKLFSFDDEEIPPEMRAQRTLNKSRVPEIAQYILNNPQNYIFSAITASINARIVFEPVGLGVESQKIGRLRVPMDARFIINDGQHRRAAFELALKENPELGYETIAVVFFLDIGLERSQQMFTDLNRYAAHPDPSLNILYDHRDKKAILARSVVKQVKVFRSLTHTERSNLPTRSGKLFTLSSIYNATLAFLTNYKNVELEQQIELATRYWEAVSGYIPDWEQVLQRKVSAGEMRQDYVHSHAIALAGLGGAGATLISVYPETWEEHLGGLQTIDWLRSNPDWEGRIMFSGRISKARTCVSFMTAYIKKRLELPLTGEEERLETSRIRQDKLDNDRYKSR; encoded by the coding sequence ATGGATATTCCATTTGAGTATGTCTTCCCTGCAATCCGAGGAATCCAGGCAGGGCGGGAATATTACATATCTATGTGTCCTTTGCGGCTGATCCCGAAGCTCTTCTCTTTTGACGATGAGGAGATTCCGCCAGAAATGAGAGCGCAGCGAACACTGAACAAATCCCGTGTACCGGAAATTGCCCAATACATTTTGAACAATCCTCAGAACTATATTTTTTCCGCGATCACAGCATCAATCAACGCTAGGATCGTTTTTGAACCTGTTGGTTTAGGGGTAGAATCTCAGAAAATTGGGCGATTAAGAGTTCCAATGGATGCTCGGTTTATCATCAATGATGGACAACATCGAAGGGCTGCTTTTGAACTAGCGTTAAAAGAAAATCCTGAACTGGGGTATGAGACAATAGCAGTTGTCTTCTTTCTGGATATAGGTTTGGAGCGCTCTCAACAGATGTTTACTGACTTAAACCGCTATGCAGCACATCCAGATCCATCCCTAAACATCCTCTATGATCACCGAGATAAAAAAGCCATACTAGCTCGATCTGTAGTCAAGCAAGTAAAAGTTTTTCGTTCACTTACACATACGGAGCGCAGTAATTTACCAACACGTTCAGGTAAGTTATTCACCCTGAGCAGCATCTATAATGCTACACTGGCTTTTCTGACTAACTATAAAAATGTTGAACTAGAGCAACAAATTGAACTAGCAACACGTTATTGGGAGGCTGTGAGTGGTTATATTCCGGATTGGGAGCAAGTTTTACAGCGCAAAGTTAGCGCCGGGGAAATGCGCCAAGATTATGTTCACAGCCATGCGATCGCATTGGCAGGATTAGGTGGAGCCGGAGCCACACTCATTTCAGTTTATCCAGAAACCTGGGAAGAGCATTTAGGGGGATTACAAACTATTGACTGGCTACGCTCAAATCCTGATTGGGAAGGCCGCATTATGTTCAGTGGGCGTATTTCTAAAGCCAGAACTTGCGTAAGTTTTATGACTGCATATATTAAAAAACGTCTGGAATTGCCTCTAACTGGTGAAGAAGAGCGTTTAGAAACTTCCCGTATCCGCCAAGATAAACTAGATAATGATAGATACAAAAGTAGATAG
- the dndD gene encoding DNA sulfur modification protein DndD: MIFIELVLQNFGPYQGRQVINLVPKNQVDNCPIILLGGMNGNGKTTLLDAIRLALYGQRAQCSTRGNLSYGEFLNQCINHHTKPEESTRIELAFEHIINNQTVVFRIIRTWTKNQRNGKDNLGVLVDDWPDSSLVKIWDEYIENLIPLGISNLFLFDGEQVKELAENETTPPVVINAIQSLLGLELAERLSIDLEILVHRQRKKIAGSKELVTLEEIEKKLVYLNNEYTLAKQELASLQNNLDYSRRQHYLTQEKFLSEGGKIAAESNNLEKQKNGLTVAIEQTRQKLRELASELLPLALILPLLIQAKSQVEKEYRAAKAKIGLNVLVERDQRLLDCINHLGLLSEQIDKIKLFLASENEYLQQEISSAKELWLTDNPEVMKLLDNLLEGNLPNEIKYINEQLISLKNQEEEILAIEKQLAIAASPEEYEKLAAAVREAQSLLIESQTKYDTGKRRVEELAVVIEKNKKDLQEYSKQNIDTKNYEHIIHSAVKVQHTLKLFREKLALKKLGKLEDEVTKHFRYLLHKSDLVHRVAIDTNSFSLSLYDLNAQPVPKHRLSAGEKQLLAIAFLWGLARVSGHRLPVAIDTPLGRLDSSHRGNLVERYFPSASHQVILLSTDTEIGKHEVETLRNNEAIAREYLLKYDSSTRQTTIVENKYFW, translated from the coding sequence GTGATATTTATCGAACTGGTTCTACAAAATTTTGGTCCATATCAGGGACGACAAGTGATTAACTTAGTCCCAAAAAATCAGGTTGATAATTGCCCGATAATTCTATTGGGTGGTATGAATGGAAATGGTAAAACAACTCTTTTGGACGCTATTCGTCTTGCCCTTTATGGACAAAGAGCGCAATGTTCTACCCGTGGTAATCTAAGCTATGGTGAATTTCTTAATCAGTGTATTAACCACCACACTAAGCCAGAAGAAAGTACCAGAATTGAACTGGCTTTTGAACATATTATTAATAACCAAACAGTAGTTTTTAGAATTATTCGTACCTGGACAAAAAATCAGCGTAACGGGAAAGATAATTTAGGCGTTTTGGTGGATGATTGGCCAGATAGTTCTTTAGTAAAAATCTGGGATGAGTATATAGAAAATCTCATTCCTTTAGGAATTTCTAATTTATTTTTATTCGATGGTGAACAAGTAAAGGAATTAGCAGAAAATGAAACCACTCCACCTGTTGTCATTAATGCAATTCAATCACTCTTAGGACTAGAATTAGCAGAAAGATTATCAATCGATTTAGAAATTTTAGTTCATCGCCAACGGAAAAAAATAGCTGGCTCAAAAGAGTTAGTTACCTTAGAAGAAATTGAAAAAAAGCTAGTTTATCTTAATAATGAATATACATTAGCTAAACAAGAATTAGCATCTTTACAGAATAATTTAGATTACAGCCGTAGACAGCACTATTTAACTCAGGAAAAGTTTCTGTCTGAAGGAGGTAAAATTGCAGCAGAAAGTAATAATTTAGAAAAACAAAAAAATGGCTTAACTGTGGCAATAGAACAAACACGCCAAAAACTCAGAGAATTGGCATCTGAGCTTTTACCTCTAGCTTTAATTTTACCTCTGTTAATACAAGCTAAATCTCAAGTAGAAAAAGAATATCGAGCCGCTAAAGCAAAAATTGGATTGAATGTTTTAGTGGAAAGAGATCAACGCCTTTTAGATTGCATAAATCATTTAGGTTTACTTAGTGAACAAATTGATAAAATTAAATTATTCTTAGCTTCAGAAAATGAATATCTTCAACAAGAGATTTCCTCTGCTAAAGAATTATGGTTAACAGATAATCCAGAAGTCATGAAACTGTTGGATAATCTGCTTGAAGGTAATTTACCTAATGAAATTAAGTATATTAACGAACAATTAATTTCTCTAAAAAATCAAGAAGAAGAAATTCTAGCTATAGAAAAACAATTAGCCATTGCTGCTTCGCCAGAAGAGTATGAAAAGTTAGCAGCAGCAGTTCGAGAAGCACAAAGCCTGTTGATTGAAAGCCAAACTAAATATGATACAGGTAAACGCAGAGTAGAAGAGTTAGCTGTTGTAATTGAAAAGAATAAAAAGGATTTACAAGAGTATAGTAAACAAAATATAGACACTAAGAATTATGAACATATCATACATTCGGCGGTAAAAGTTCAACATACACTCAAGCTGTTTCGCGAGAAATTAGCCCTCAAAAAGCTAGGGAAACTTGAAGACGAAGTAACTAAACACTTTCGCTATCTGCTGCATAAATCAGATTTAGTGCATCGTGTTGCCATAGACACGAATAGCTTCAGCCTCTCTCTATATGATTTAAATGCTCAACCAGTTCCCAAACATCGACTTTCAGCCGGAGAAAAGCAACTGTTGGCGATCGCCTTCCTCTGGGGACTTGCACGAGTATCTGGACACCGCTTACCTGTAGCCATAGACACGCCTCTGGGTAGATTAGACTCATCCCACCGGGGAAACCTCGTAGAACGCTATTTTCCATCTGCTAGTCATCAAGTAATACTGTTGTCTACTGATACTGAAATCGGTAAACACGAAGTAGAAACACTGAGAAATAATGAGGCGATCGCTCGTGAATACCTGCTCAAATACGACTCCTCCACCCGCCAAACTACAATCGTAGAAAATAAATATTTTTGGTAG
- a CDS encoding DNA sulfur modification protein DndB — translation MTNFDVNMNSTNAQPIVPKEEAFKHIVKDYMYEHYDDSKWYPALEFKQGGRTMLQINVPASLLPTLLKAKPSDGANNNPHSGKNRPVIKGHAEEIRQYVVDRAKTGKKWILGTLTANLADDPQNPQIIDIKRLGLGVCYVRIPLSVFLDITDGQHRTRAIQELIMSIGNDRDLISKDSFPITLVLEDDFRQCQTDFRDMAQSAPLPKSLLVSFGALGRDGITQKLVEQVPMFRGKTQLVKASPGSGTKFIYTSNYIAKAVSCAFANDPSDELLNRDSDALAEILIECLTQFFSKCSDTKYISDNSVDNLTVEAVTAFKEDCLLGVSVGLEILARLLYCTYDKDNNCFDEIMVSKLSHLDWSRENQLWENNVVRKDPNPKDPAKPYKITASGSAVKMAVHAAKIQLGW, via the coding sequence ATGACAAACTTTGATGTCAACATGAATAGCACTAATGCTCAACCTATTGTTCCCAAAGAGGAAGCATTTAAACATATTGTCAAGGATTATATGTATGAGCATTACGATGACTCTAAGTGGTATCCGGCGTTGGAGTTTAAGCAGGGAGGGCGAACTATGTTACAAATCAATGTTCCTGCTAGTCTTTTGCCCACACTTTTGAAAGCCAAACCCTCGGATGGAGCCAATAACAATCCACACTCAGGAAAGAATCGCCCAGTTATTAAAGGACACGCTGAAGAAATAAGACAGTATGTTGTTGATCGTGCTAAAACTGGGAAAAAGTGGATTTTAGGAACATTAACGGCAAACTTAGCAGATGATCCTCAAAATCCTCAAATTATTGACATTAAACGTTTGGGCTTAGGAGTGTGTTATGTCAGAATTCCATTATCAGTGTTTCTCGACATCACGGATGGACAACATCGTACCCGTGCCATCCAAGAATTAATCATGAGTATAGGTAATGATCGAGATTTAATTAGCAAAGATTCTTTTCCCATTACCCTAGTTTTGGAAGATGATTTTCGTCAGTGCCAAACAGATTTCAGAGATATGGCTCAAAGCGCTCCTTTGCCTAAATCTTTGTTAGTCTCATTTGGGGCTTTAGGGCGTGACGGAATTACTCAAAAGTTAGTTGAACAAGTTCCCATGTTTCGCGGGAAAACCCAGTTAGTGAAGGCATCTCCTGGTTCTGGGACTAAATTTATCTACACTAGCAATTACATAGCAAAAGCTGTAAGTTGCGCCTTTGCTAACGATCCCAGTGATGAACTTTTAAATCGTGACTCCGATGCTTTAGCTGAGATATTAATAGAGTGTTTAACCCAATTTTTCTCAAAATGCTCTGATACCAAGTATATTTCCGATAATTCTGTTGATAACTTGACAGTTGAGGCAGTCACTGCATTCAAAGAAGACTGTTTATTAGGTGTGAGTGTTGGCTTGGAAATTTTGGCTAGATTACTTTACTGTACTTACGATAAGGATAACAATTGTTTTGATGAAATTATGGTTTCAAAACTTTCTCATCTTGATTGGTCACGAGAAAACCAACTATGGGAAAATAATGTCGTCAGGAAAGATCCTAATCCCAAAGATCCAGCCAAACCTTATAAAATTACTGCCAGTGGCAGTGCTGTAAAAATGGCTGTTCATGCAGCAAAAATTCAACTAGGATGGTAA
- a CDS encoding DNA phosphorothioation-associated protein 4, with protein sequence MAANRIRVAKDKAELVKQLVASKDTTGPFQTYVEVMVFAAALGVKHKKRVPLEVSAKDLSPLRQDYFASSFILLINLLAITETKDIKIIGNDELADEKRIHIFEEYANSGLEILQNELRGAVDYSERLLLILSSERFTSEEQDEEFDLRKFLS encoded by the coding sequence ATGGCTGCAAATAGAATCAGGGTTGCTAAGGATAAGGCTGAGTTGGTGAAACAGTTAGTAGCATCAAAAGATACAACTGGACCTTTTCAAACTTATGTGGAAGTAATGGTATTTGCGGCAGCTTTGGGAGTCAAGCATAAAAAACGTGTTCCTTTGGAAGTAAGTGCTAAAGATTTATCTCCATTACGACAAGATTATTTTGCTAGTAGCTTCATTTTGCTAATTAATTTGTTAGCTATCACTGAAACTAAAGACATCAAAATTATAGGAAATGATGAGTTAGCTGATGAAAAACGTATTCATATTTTTGAAGAGTATGCTAATAGCGGATTGGAAATTTTACAAAATGAACTGCGCGGAGCAGTAGATTATTCAGAGCGCCTTTTATTGATTCTCAGTTCTGAAAGATTTACTTCGGAAGAACAAGATGAGGAGTTTGATTTACGGAAATTTCTATCTTAA
- a CDS encoding type II toxin-antitoxin system PemK/MazF family toxin, which yields MNIERGQIYFVNLNPVIGREQSGTRPVLVLSVNAINQLPLVVTVVVGTKGTNIKRDYPTNIRVSPSDSGLLIETVFLCFQIRSLDPNRFPTESTGKISDSKMLEVEAAVRYCLGL from the coding sequence GTGAATATCGAGAGAGGACAAATTTATTTTGTTAATCTTAATCCGGTCATAGGTCGAGAACAGTCAGGAACAAGACCTGTATTAGTTCTATCTGTAAACGCTATTAACCAATTACCTTTGGTTGTGACTGTAGTTGTAGGGACGAAAGGCACAAATATTAAGCGTGATTATCCCACTAATATTAGAGTATCTCCCAGTGACAGTGGATTGCTGATAGAAACTGTATTTTTATGTTTTCAAATTCGGTCTTTAGATCCAAATCGCTTTCCGACTGAATCAACTGGCAAAATTTCTGATTCAAAGATGCTTGAAGTTGAAGCTGCGGTTCGCTACTGTTTGGGTTTATGA
- a CDS encoding S-layer homology domain-containing protein, giving the protein MNQYTLAILTFLLTLPHTRTLAFFDTQNHWGKDCLQQLGERKLITGYPDGSFRPNATVTRAEAAVLMLNAFPDAPIIMG; this is encoded by the coding sequence ATGAACCAATATACCCTAGCAATACTCACCTTTCTCCTAACCTTACCCCACACCCGCACCCTCGCCTTTTTTGACACCCAAAACCACTGGGGAAAAGATTGTCTTCAACAATTAGGAGAACGCAAACTAATTACAGGCTACCCCGACGGAAGTTTTCGCCCCAACGCAACCGTCACCCGCGCGGAAGCAGCTGTATTAATGTTAAATGCTTTTCCCGATGCACCAATAATTATGGGATAG
- a CDS encoding Uma2 family endonuclease — MIASREGSYMSPQEYLEWEETQEVKHEYINGEVFAMTGGTIPHTTIALNLAAALKGHLRGGKCRAFMADAKLGVSENGPFHYPDVMVSCHPRDKQAIKFIQYPCLIVEVLSPGTEAYDRGGKFTQYRRIATLQEYVLIDAQKMSLDCFRLNDRGLWELHPYAEGDEVHLSSVDFRFPLSLVYEDVELTNHRGAEDTERKGE; from the coding sequence ATGATTGCGAGTCGAGAAGGAAGTTATATGTCTCCCCAGGAGTATTTGGAATGGGAGGAGACGCAGGAGGTTAAGCATGAATATATCAATGGTGAAGTTTTTGCCATGACTGGGGGGACTATTCCTCATACTACTATTGCTCTTAATTTAGCTGCGGCGTTAAAAGGACATTTACGAGGGGGTAAGTGTCGTGCTTTTATGGCAGATGCAAAGCTGGGTGTATCGGAAAATGGCCCCTTTCATTACCCGGATGTGATGGTGAGTTGTCATCCCAGGGATAAACAAGCTATTAAGTTTATTCAGTATCCTTGTCTGATTGTTGAGGTTCTTTCTCCTGGTACGGAAGCTTACGACAGAGGCGGTAAGTTTACGCAGTATCGCCGGATAGCAACTTTGCAAGAGTATGTGCTGATTGATGCTCAAAAAATGAGTTTGGATTGTTTTCGATTGAATGACAGGGGTTTATGGGAGTTACATCCTTACGCTGAGGGGGATGAGGTTCATTTAAGTAGTGTTGACTTTCGCTTTCCTCTCTCTCTGGTTTATGAGGATGTGGAGTTGACGAACCACAGAGGCGCAGAGGACACAGAGAGGAAGGGGGAATAG
- a CDS encoding LAGLIDADG endonuclease: protein MIDTKVDSKPRCVICGEMIVLHSHYRKEHQTCRRYECMKTYRKQHASELDINRRAAQRTVKEQNDVEMVACAVCGERFQIIQHTHLRRHELTLAQYKQEFPFAPLMTDKMKECRGKGSVSKSRYLDYPGKQPDNYLFEFLTGALLGDGSLEKQQKKINARYAEGGNNELYLKWKHNLLEQYFPCSWKEKMSSPHTQTGKRYHGWWLKTTVHPLLTEWHSKWYVEGRKIVPQSLVEKYLTEFALAVWFCDDGHSSKCVLRSYLYTMAFSPEEVRFLSEFLQLKFGLKNRIIGNKNNQLFLSFSGAASDKIRKITRGFSLPGMDYKSHEIF from the coding sequence ATGATAGATACAAAAGTAGATAGCAAACCTAGATGTGTAATTTGTGGTGAGATGATTGTACTTCATTCTCATTACAGAAAAGAACATCAAACTTGCCGCCGTTATGAATGCATGAAAACATACAGAAAGCAACACGCTTCTGAACTCGATATCAACAGACGAGCAGCACAAAGAACAGTCAAAGAACAAAATGATGTAGAAATGGTTGCTTGTGCTGTGTGCGGAGAACGTTTTCAAATCATTCAACACACACACTTAAGAAGGCATGAACTAACTTTAGCCCAATATAAGCAGGAGTTTCCTTTCGCACCTTTGATGACTGATAAAATGAAAGAATGTCGAGGTAAAGGCTCAGTATCTAAATCTCGTTATTTAGATTATCCAGGCAAGCAGCCTGATAATTATCTCTTTGAATTTCTCACAGGTGCGCTATTGGGTGATGGTAGTCTTGAAAAGCAACAAAAAAAAATCAACGCTCGCTATGCCGAAGGAGGTAACAACGAACTCTATCTTAAGTGGAAGCATAATTTACTTGAGCAATACTTTCCTTGTTCGTGGAAAGAAAAAATGTCATCTCCACACACACAAACTGGTAAACGCTATCATGGATGGTGGTTGAAAACAACTGTACATCCTTTACTAACAGAATGGCATAGTAAATGGTATGTAGAGGGTAGGAAGATTGTGCCACAGAGTTTAGTAGAAAAATATCTAACTGAATTTGCACTGGCAGTTTGGTTTTGTGATGACGGACATTCTAGTAAATGCGTTCTGCGCTCCTATTTATATACTATGGCATTTTCTCCAGAGGAAGTCAGATTTTTATCTGAATTTCTTCAGTTGAAGTTTGGACTAAAAAATCGGATAATCGGGAATAAAAACAACCAATTATTCCTGAGTTTTTCTGGTGCTGCTAGTGATAAAATCCGAAAGATTACTAGAGGTTTTTCTTTACCAGGCATGGATTATAAAAGTCATGAAATTTTTTAA
- the dndC gene encoding DNA phosphorothioation system sulfurtransferase DndC: protein MTEKQLSIFPPRTVAELVEDIEKITKEVQDLYCLDAIPWIIGVSWGKDSSTILQIIWNAIAGLPLEKRTKIIYVITTDTQVENPIVSAWVRKSLEQLKVAAKANEIPIEPHLLKPEVKDTFWVNLIGKGYPAPRNQFRWCTPRLKINPANEFIRKMVRANGETILVLGTRKAESTKRAATMAKHQVGRVRDRLSPNSSLPNSLIYTPIEDWSNNDVWIYLNQWENPWGQSNKELFNMYRGATADNECPLVVDTSTPSCGDSRFGCWVCTMVSKDKSMEAMIQNDEEKEWMQPLLDIRNELDIEDDRDRRDFRRIWGDVQLFERNVNGTIEVKNIPGPYTKEWREHWLRRVLTAQTQIRKNDSEEVKDIILINSQELQEIRRIWLEEKHEFDDSLPRIYQEVTGKSFESEDFDYGAVNSLLGSDEWEVLEKICDGDPMHLELMAKLLDTERQFYTMSRRNGIYDDLKKCFESSSRSQQEAMDNAHYNRNLKKAAQEGDVATVKEVMNNPNYHNNPEKTAAKSDISQSKQLTWANLKFTNENHTDSDK, encoded by the coding sequence ATGACAGAAAAGCAGTTGTCCATTTTCCCACCCCGCACCGTTGCCGAATTAGTAGAAGATATAGAAAAGATAACCAAAGAAGTCCAAGATTTATACTGTCTTGATGCCATACCGTGGATTATCGGGGTATCTTGGGGAAAAGATTCCAGCACAATATTACAAATAATTTGGAATGCTATTGCAGGGCTACCCCTAGAAAAACGAACTAAAATAATCTATGTCATTACAACAGATACTCAAGTAGAAAATCCGATAGTCTCTGCTTGGGTTCGCAAGTCTTTAGAACAGCTGAAGGTGGCTGCAAAGGCCAACGAAATACCTATAGAACCTCATCTACTAAAACCAGAGGTGAAAGATACTTTCTGGGTGAATCTTATAGGTAAAGGTTATCCAGCACCGCGTAATCAATTTCGTTGGTGTACTCCGCGCTTGAAAATTAATCCTGCTAACGAATTCATTCGTAAAATGGTGCGAGCCAACGGTGAAACAATTCTGGTTTTGGGTACTCGCAAAGCTGAAAGTACAAAACGTGCTGCAACTATGGCAAAGCATCAAGTCGGTAGAGTGCGCGATCGCCTCAGCCCAAATTCCAGTTTACCCAATTCTCTGATTTACACTCCCATTGAAGATTGGAGTAACAACGATGTCTGGATATACCTCAATCAATGGGAAAATCCTTGGGGGCAAAGCAATAAAGAATTATTTAATATGTACCGAGGTGCGACAGCAGATAATGAATGCCCTTTAGTTGTTGATACATCTACACCTAGCTGTGGAGACTCCCGCTTCGGATGTTGGGTATGTACGATGGTGAGTAAAGATAAATCAATGGAGGCCATGATCCAAAACGACGAAGAGAAAGAATGGATGCAACCTCTGTTAGATATTCGCAATGAACTAGATATTGAAGATGATCGCGATAGAAGAGATTTCCGTCGAATTTGGGGTGATGTTCAACTGTTTGAACGTAACGTAAATGGTACAATAGAAGTAAAAAATATTCCTGGCCCGTACACTAAAGAATGGCGAGAACATTGGCTGAGGCGTGTTCTCACAGCACAAACTCAAATACGTAAAAATGATTCGGAAGAAGTAAAAGATATTATATTGATAAACTCGCAAGAGTTGCAGGAAATTCGGCGGATTTGGCTCGAAGAAAAACACGAATTTGATGATAGCTTACCCCGAATTTATCAGGAAGTTACAGGAAAATCTTTTGAATCGGAGGACTTTGATTATGGTGCTGTTAATAGTTTACTAGGAAGCGATGAATGGGAGGTACTAGAAAAAATATGTGATGGTGATCCCATGCACCTGGAATTAATGGCAAAGTTGTTAGATACAGAACGTCAATTTTACACAATGTCTCGGCGCAATGGTATTTACGATGATTTAAAGAAGTGCTTTGAAAGTAGTTCTCGTTCCCAACAAGAGGCTATGGATAATGCCCATTATAATCGTAACTTAAAAAAGGCCGCTCAAGAAGGTGACGTTGCAACTGTCAAAGAAGTTATGAATAATCCTAACTATCACAATAATCCCGAAAAAACTGCTGCAAAAAGTGATATTTCTCAGTCTAAACAACTGACTTGGGCTAACTTAAAATTTACTAATGAAAATCACACAGACTCTGATAAATAG